One window from the genome of Nomascus leucogenys isolate Asia chromosome 12, Asia_NLE_v1, whole genome shotgun sequence encodes:
- the PGLYRP3 gene encoding peptidoglycan recognition protein 3, which produces MGMLPWLLAFSILGLQAWDTPTIVSRKEWGARPLACRALLTLPVAYIITDQLPGMQCQEQSICSQTLRGLQSHSVYTIGWCDVAYNFLVGDDGRVYEGVGWNIQGLHTQGYNNISLGIAFFGSKIGSSPSPAALSAAEGLISYAIQKGHLSPRYIQPLLLKEETCLDPQHPVMPRKVCPNIIKRSAWEARETHCPKMNLPAKYVIIIHTAGTSCTVSTDCQTVVRNIQSFHMDTRDFCDIGYHFLVGQDGGVYEGVGWHIQGSHTYGFNDIALGIAFIGYFVEKPPNAAALEAAQDLIQCAVVEGYLTPNYLLMGHSDVVNILSPGQALYNIISTWPHFKH; this is translated from the exons ATACTCCCACCATCGTCTCCCGCAAGGAGTGGGGGGCAAGGCCGCTCGCCTGCAGGGCCCTGCTGACCCTGCCTGTGGCCTACATCATCACAGACCAGCTCCCAGGGATGCAGTGCCAGGAGCAGAGCATTTGCAGCCAGACACTGCGGGGGTTGCAGTCCCATTCCGTCTACACCATAGGCTGGTGCGACGTGGCGTACAA CTTCCTGGTTGGGGATGACGGCAGGGTGTATGAAGGTGTTGGCTGGAACATCCAAGGTTTGCACACCCAGGGCTACAACAACATCTCCCTGGGCATCGCCTTCTTTGGCAGTAAGATAG GCAGCAGTCCTAGCCCTGCTGCCTTATCAGCTGCAGAGGGTCTGATCTCCTATGCCATCCAGAAGGGTCACCTGTCGCCCAGGTATATTCAGCCACTTCTTCTGAAAGAAGAGACCTGCCTGGACCCTCAACATCCAGTGATGCCCAGGAAAG TTTGCCCCAACATCATCAAACGATCTGCTTGGGAAGCCAGAGAGACACACTGCCCTAAAATGAACCTCCCAGCCAAATACGTCATCATCATCCACACCGCTGGCACAAGCTGCACTGTATCCACAGACTGCCAGACTGTCGTCCGAAACATACAGTCCTTTCACATGGACACACGGGACTTTTGTGACATTGGATATCA CTTCCTGGTGGGCCAGGATGGTGGCGTGTATGAAGGGGTTGGATGGCACATCCAAGGCTCTCACACTTACGGATTCAACGATATTGCCCTAGGAATTGCCTTCATCGGCTACTTTGTAG AAAAGCCTCCAAATGCTGCAGCACTGGAGGCAGCCCAGGACCTGATCCAGTGTGCCGTGGTTGAGGGGTACCTGACTCCAAACTACCTGCTGATGGGCCACAGTGACGTGGTCAACATCCTGTCCCCTGGGCAGGCTTTGTATAACATCAtcagcacctggcctcatttcaaGCACTGA